A genomic window from Bacteroidota bacterium includes:
- a CDS encoding HEPN domain-containing protein, producing the protein MQSFRTELENITTDKTTLVERDIIDLEEKIRLFRNGTMDPEKFRSLRLARGVYGQRQQGVQMVRIKIPYGKISPGQLRRIASLSDEFSNGNLHLTTRQDIQLHHISLDDTPELWEKLERGYEEEGITLREACGNTVRNVTASPSAGIDPEEPFDVTPYADELFRYFLRNPVGQDLGRKIKIAFSSSEKDSAFTFIHDFGFIPRVEISGNKIIRGFKVLIGGGLGAQPFPAETAFEFLPANEIIPFTESVLRVFDRYGERNNRHKARLKYLVDKIGLSEILRLAAEERKVPGNFISSVKPAEAIFENNHAEVFTTFRISGTSEYSSWLKANVWEQKQKNSFAAGVKIPQGNISSVLARKFSAIAERYASKDIRITPGQSFLLRFIPKNALPALFHELKNLGLASSGSDALGDITSCPGTDTCNLGISNSTGVSAELEKIISEEFPHLVAEKNIRIRISGCINSCGQHGLAQIGFHGSSQKAGEHVIPALQLLLGGGATGSGPGRIAEKVIKFPSKRAPAVLRILLSDFEVNSKNESFNDYYDRAGKNYFYHLLKPVADTTSLSDEEFIDWGQETKFETAIGTGECAGVKIDLVSTLLFEAKDALAASEENFNEKKYSDALYTAYNAFIHAAKALLLDKNVLVNTHHGVLSDFEKNYGEHPAFRSVNNFSEYVLRFNRHAATELFARIYLNDAKEFVFTVENYREQQKELSNLNLN; encoded by the coding sequence ATGCAAAGCTTCAGAACAGAACTCGAAAATATTACAACGGACAAAACAACGCTTGTAGAACGCGACATTATTGATCTCGAAGAAAAGATCCGGCTTTTCCGCAATGGAACTATGGATCCTGAAAAATTCCGTTCGCTCCGTCTCGCGCGCGGCGTGTACGGCCAGCGCCAGCAAGGCGTGCAGATGGTGCGCATAAAAATTCCGTACGGAAAAATTTCTCCCGGTCAGTTGCGCCGCATCGCATCGCTCTCCGATGAATTCTCCAATGGGAATCTTCACCTTACCACGCGTCAGGATATTCAGCTGCATCACATTTCACTTGACGATACGCCGGAGCTCTGGGAAAAACTCGAACGCGGTTACGAAGAAGAAGGGATCACTTTGCGCGAGGCGTGCGGAAACACAGTGAGAAATGTAACCGCTTCTCCTTCGGCAGGAATTGATCCGGAGGAACCGTTCGATGTAACGCCTTACGCTGATGAATTGTTCCGTTATTTTTTGCGCAATCCTGTTGGCCAGGACCTGGGCCGCAAAATAAAAATTGCATTCTCTTCTTCTGAAAAAGATTCTGCATTCACTTTCATTCACGATTTTGGTTTTATTCCGCGCGTAGAAATTTCCGGAAATAAAATAATCCGAGGATTCAAAGTGCTGATCGGCGGAGGGCTCGGCGCACAACCATTCCCCGCAGAAACGGCTTTTGAATTTTTGCCGGCCAATGAAATTATTCCATTCACAGAATCTGTTCTCCGGGTATTCGATCGCTATGGCGAAAGAAACAACCGTCACAAAGCGCGGTTAAAATATCTCGTGGACAAGATCGGCCTCAGCGAAATTCTTCGTCTTGCAGCAGAAGAAAGAAAAGTGCCGGGAAATTTTATTTCTTCAGTGAAGCCGGCAGAAGCGATCTTTGAAAATAACCATGCGGAGGTTTTTACCACCTTCCGCATTTCGGGAACCAGCGAATATTCTTCCTGGCTGAAAGCAAATGTGTGGGAGCAGAAACAGAAAAATAGTTTTGCTGCCGGTGTAAAAATCCCGCAGGGAAATATTTCTTCAGTGCTTGCAAGAAAATTTTCCGCAATTGCGGAGCGTTATGCGTCGAAAGATATCCGCATCACTCCGGGACAGAGTTTTCTTCTTCGTTTCATTCCTAAAAATGCATTGCCCGCATTATTTCATGAGCTGAAAAACCTGGGGCTTGCTTCATCCGGATCAGATGCACTCGGAGATATAACTTCCTGCCCGGGAACCGACACGTGTAATCTCGGAATTTCCAACAGCACCGGCGTTTCCGCCGAACTGGAAAAAATAATCAGCGAAGAATTTCCGCATCTCGTTGCAGAAAAAAATATCCGCATCAGGATCAGCGGCTGCATAAACAGTTGCGGACAACATGGGCTCGCCCAGATCGGTTTTCACGGAAGTTCGCAGAAAGCCGGCGAGCATGTTATTCCCGCCCTGCAGCTTTTACTCGGTGGTGGAGCAACGGGCAGTGGCCCTGGAAGAATTGCAGAGAAGGTGATCAAATTTCCCTCGAAGCGCGCTCCTGCCGTGTTGAGAATTCTTCTTTCCGATTTCGAAGTGAATTCGAAAAATGAATCGTTCAACGATTATTATGACCGCGCCGGAAAAAATTATTTCTATCATTTACTAAAACCGGTTGCAGACACAACTTCACTTAGCGACGAGGAGTTCATAGACTGGGGACAGGAAACAAAATTTGAAACGGCGATAGGCACAGGCGAGTGCGCGGGCGTGAAGATTGATCTTGTTTCTACACTGTTGTTCGAAGCAAAAGATGCACTTGCCGCTTCAGAAGAAAATTTTAATGAGAAAAAATATTCAGACGCTTTGTACACCGCTTACAACGCATTCATTCACGCCGCGAAAGCATTGTTGCTCGACAAAAATGTTTTGGTGAATACGCATCACGGCGTGTTGTCCGATTTTGAAAAAAATTATGGAGAACATCCCGCTTTCCGTTCGGTAAATAATTTCAGTGAATATGTTCTTCGCTTCAATCGCCATGCGGCAACGGAATTGTTTGCACGGATCTATCTGAACGATGCAAAAGAATTTGTTTTCACTGTAGAAAACTATCGCGAACAACAAAAAGAATTATCCAACTTGAATCTCAACTGA
- a CDS encoding T9SS type A sorting domain-containing protein, producing the protein MKKFYSILLFACATFFANATQHTIFVYCTGINPTTTTAVCGDSIKWTWGGCSDSVRSTLIPACATPWYFPINTTTPVYTVVPCAGNYNFTCYCNTSYYSGIIVVSCSSPLTVTTSHTNVLCNGQCNGTATATASGGTAPYTYSWSPAGGTAPTAPGLCAGNYTVTVMDAVGATATSTVAITQPTPLAVTPSQVNVTCNGNCNGVAQVIVSGGTPGYTYSWAPTGTTTSTASGLCPGSYTCTIADANGCTITQTFIITQPTALSVNTSTVPASCSSCCDGSASAIATGGNPAYTYVWSPGGQTTATITNQCIGSYTCCVTDANGCMSCQVVTITFTTGVQDPSVKSNLNLFPSPATEFLTVKETFANSVSATITVSNILGETVFTKSVSAAVELNETINLAGYDPGVYFISVKTSSGTSTRRFVKE; encoded by the coding sequence ATGAAAAAATTCTACTCCATCCTATTATTTGCATGCGCAACTTTTTTTGCAAACGCAACGCAGCATACGATATTCGTTTATTGTACAGGAATAAATCCTACGACTACCACCGCAGTTTGCGGCGACAGTATAAAATGGACCTGGGGCGGATGTTCAGACAGCGTTAGATCTACCCTCATTCCTGCTTGTGCTACTCCATGGTACTTTCCGATCAACACTACAACTCCTGTTTACACGGTAGTTCCCTGTGCGGGCAATTATAATTTTACGTGCTATTGCAACACCAGTTATTATTCAGGAATAATTGTTGTTTCCTGTTCTTCTCCTCTTACTGTTACCACTTCGCACACGAATGTTTTGTGTAACGGGCAATGCAACGGAACGGCTACGGCAACAGCAAGCGGGGGAACTGCGCCTTATACTTACTCATGGTCACCCGCAGGAGGAACAGCGCCAACTGCACCGGGATTGTGCGCCGGCAATTACACCGTTACAGTTATGGATGCTGTTGGTGCGACAGCCACTTCTACAGTTGCCATAACACAACCAACACCGCTCGCAGTAACTCCATCGCAGGTGAATGTTACCTGTAATGGTAATTGTAATGGAGTTGCTCAGGTAATTGTTTCCGGTGGTACGCCGGGTTATACTTATTCGTGGGCGCCTACAGGAACAACCACCTCTACTGCCAGCGGACTTTGCCCGGGCAGCTATACGTGTACGATAGCGGATGCGAATGGTTGTACTATAACACAAACCTTCATAATCACCCAGCCAACAGCGCTCAGCGTTAATACTTCAACTGTTCCTGCTTCCTGTAGTTCCTGCTGTGATGGATCTGCCTCTGCAATTGCAACGGGTGGAAATCCTGCTTACACGTACGTGTGGTCGCCGGGCGGACAAACGACAGCAACGATCACCAATCAATGCATAGGATCTTATACTTGTTGTGTGACGGATGCGAATGGATGCATGTCTTGCCAGGTGGTGACAATCACATTTACGACCGGCGTGCAGGATCCGTCAGTAAAAAGTAATCTGAATTTATTCCCGAGCCCGGCCACTGAATTTCTGACGGTGAAAGAAACATTTGCAAATTCTGTTTCTGCAACGATCACGGTTTCAAATATTCTTGGCGAAACTGTTTTCACGAAATCAGTTTCCGCAGCAGTCGAATTGAATGAAACGATAAATCTTGCAGGGTATGATCCGGGAGTTTATTTTATTTCCGTAAAAACTTCTTCCGGAACTTCCACGCGGAGATTTGTGAAAGAGTGA
- a CDS encoding YbjN domain-containing protein, whose protein sequence is MEHINHYTNLVEEVIRDLGVDPATARGEKPGTWNMRLGSANVWIDVWQSKDKDGNPVDGGYMQIMAPICEVPVENQAAFTKELLEINHTLYGVGFTIFEKWAYIKAIRELEGLDKSEVRATFDRIGIYADDYDDVLKAKYWPAQGGRG, encoded by the coding sequence ATGGAACACATCAATCATTACACCAATCTGGTGGAAGAAGTAATCCGCGATCTCGGCGTAGATCCGGCAACTGCACGCGGTGAAAAACCCGGTACTTGGAATATGCGCCTTGGTTCTGCAAACGTTTGGATCGATGTTTGGCAGTCGAAAGACAAAGATGGAAATCCCGTTGACGGAGGATACATGCAGATCATGGCTCCCATTTGTGAAGTGCCTGTAGAAAACCAGGCGGCATTCACCAAAGAATTACTCGAGATCAATCACACGCTTTACGGAGTGGGTTTCACTATTTTCGAAAAGTGGGCGTACATCAAAGCGATCCGCGAACTCGAAGGACTCGACAAATCGGAAGTGCGCGCAACATTTGACCGTATCGGAATTTATGCCGATGATTATGATGATGTGTTGAAAGCGAAATACTGGCCGGCGCAGGGTGGAAGGGGGTAA
- a CDS encoding TSUP family transporter produces MNFAVPYEVELKEKETETESNELFPVFLKLEELRVLLIGGGNVALEKLQAILSNSPSVAITLVATDISKEIVDISREFTNLILFEREAIIMDFDETDLVFIAINDRLASEELAEEAHRRNLLVNVADTPELCDFYLSSVVRKGDLKIAISTNGKSPTLAKRLREVLDENIPAETNDSINQLNKLRTTLRGDFAEKVKVLNKATAILIERKDKKKVFRRRVRTAFLYSISILALLITGHLLFTIIPFHSIGNATVGLFSSVDSQILWWILGGFIAQMIDGALGMAYGVSTTTFLLSFGVAPQIASMSMHASEIFTTGASSLFYMRYRNINVKLFKNLFVPGAIGAIIGACTLSLLKKYMFYVKPVVAVYTLVLGILILRKAIVSRIIQKKKFNRIWPLAAAGGFLDAAGGGGWGPIVTSTLVAGGRDLRYTIGSAHAARFFVALMATITYICLLGIGQWEIILGLIIGAAIAAPISVWLSTKISVRNGLILVGFVVIIISIRILITTFVK; encoded by the coding sequence ATGAATTTTGCAGTCCCATACGAAGTGGAATTGAAAGAGAAAGAAACCGAAACGGAATCGAATGAACTTTTCCCTGTTTTTCTGAAACTGGAAGAACTGCGTGTGCTGCTCATTGGCGGGGGGAATGTTGCGTTGGAAAAACTGCAGGCCATTCTATCGAATAGTCCATCGGTTGCTATCACGCTCGTTGCAACAGATATCAGCAAAGAGATCGTCGATATTTCAAGAGAGTTCACAAATCTCATTCTATTTGAAAGAGAAGCGATCATTATGGATTTTGACGAGACCGATCTTGTTTTCATTGCTATCAACGATCGTCTTGCTTCTGAAGAACTCGCGGAAGAAGCGCATCGCAGAAATCTGCTTGTGAATGTGGCTGACACGCCGGAGCTTTGTGATTTTTATCTGTCGTCTGTCGTGCGCAAAGGAGATTTGAAAATTGCGATCTCTACCAATGGAAAATCGCCGACACTTGCTAAACGTTTGCGTGAAGTGCTGGATGAAAATATTCCGGCTGAAACGAATGATTCCATCAATCAGCTCAACAAACTAAGAACAACGCTCCGCGGTGATTTCGCCGAAAAAGTAAAAGTGCTGAACAAAGCCACGGCAATTCTTATCGAGCGCAAAGACAAGAAAAAAGTTTTCCGCCGTCGGGTGAGAACCGCTTTTCTTTATTCCATTTCCATTCTTGCGTTGCTGATCACCGGCCATCTTCTCTTCACAATTATTCCCTTTCATTCGATCGGGAATGCAACTGTCGGATTATTTTCTTCCGTCGATTCGCAAATCCTGTGGTGGATACTCGGCGGATTTATTGCACAGATGATTGATGGCGCACTGGGAATGGCTTATGGTGTGAGCACAACTACATTTTTACTTTCATTTGGTGTTGCACCGCAGATCGCGAGTATGAGCATGCACGCCAGCGAAATTTTTACAACGGGAGCTTCTTCGCTTTTTTACATGCGCTATCGCAACATCAACGTAAAACTTTTCAAAAATCTTTTTGTTCCCGGCGCAATTGGTGCGATCATCGGCGCATGCACATTATCGTTGCTGAAAAAATATATGTTCTATGTAAAACCTGTCGTCGCTGTTTACACACTCGTATTGGGAATTCTCATTCTGCGTAAAGCCATTGTATCGCGCATCATCCAGAAGAAAAAATTCAATCGGATCTGGCCGCTTGCTGCCGCAGGAGGATTTCTCGATGCTGCGGGCGGAGGCGGATGGGGGCCAATCGTGACTTCGACGCTCGTCGCAGGCGGGCGCGACCTGCGTTACACGATCGGGAGTGCGCACGCGGCAAGATTTTTTGTTGCGCTCATGGCAACGATCACTTACATCTGTTTGCTGGGCATCGGGCAATGGGAAATAATTCTCGGACTGATCATTGGTGCGGCTATCGCAGCGCCCATCTCGGTGTGGCTATCAACAAAAATTTCAGTACGGAACGGATTGATCCTTGTAGGATTTGTGGTGATCATCATCAGTATCCGCATCCTGATTACGACCTTTGTAAAATGA
- a CDS encoding ABC transporter permease produces the protein MIKIALKDIKLFITDRRALLMTFFMPVALISIFAMAFGGEREHNAKPMNLLVADLDQTKSSKDIITQIDSLKNISVTRIPLDSGTRLVKTGEESELLIFNKGFGDSLENANPLPLEMKYDPSKAAETGMMQQALMSSLMRMIGKDFVMKRVMKKVEKMNGGAPLDSSAKSNMQNMFASNFGGGDNSGGPPINIEMSSVVEEKQSSPGLIQAVAGTAVMMLLFGLAAMGAGMLEEKENGTLKRLLYSPVKSIHILLGKTIASILLALMQLSVLFLYASYAFHLDLGKNVPALLLMMLTTAYACAGFGMFLASIAKSRQQVQMLSSIIVLSMSAIGGSMIPTFLMPAFMQKMSLFSVNYWSIQGFYDIYWRNLAFSDTAFLLRPLMLFLIGTGMMILSQVFFKRNVLKLA, from the coding sequence ATGATAAAAATCGCTCTCAAAGACATTAAGCTTTTCATCACCGATCGCCGTGCACTGCTGATGACTTTTTTCATGCCTGTTGCGCTCATCTCCATTTTCGCAATGGCTTTTGGCGGAGAACGCGAACACAATGCCAAACCAATGAATTTGCTCGTGGCCGATCTCGATCAGACGAAAAGCAGCAAAGACATTATCACACAAATCGATTCGCTGAAAAATATTTCTGTTACAAGAATTCCGCTCGACTCCGGAACACGTCTTGTGAAAACCGGGGAAGAAAGTGAATTGCTCATTTTCAATAAAGGTTTCGGCGATTCGCTGGAGAATGCAAATCCCCTGCCACTCGAAATGAAATACGATCCTTCTAAAGCAGCAGAAACAGGAATGATGCAGCAGGCGCTCATGAGCAGTCTCATGCGCATGATAGGAAAAGATTTTGTGATGAAACGTGTAATGAAAAAAGTAGAGAAGATGAACGGCGGCGCCCCACTCGACTCTTCAGCAAAATCAAATATGCAGAACATGTTCGCTTCAAATTTCGGCGGCGGTGATAACAGCGGCGGCCCGCCTATCAATATTGAAATGTCATCTGTTGTAGAAGAAAAACAAAGTAGTCCCGGATTGATACAAGCGGTTGCCGGTACTGCGGTGATGATGCTTTTATTCGGACTCGCTGCAATGGGCGCAGGCATGCTCGAAGAAAAAGAGAACGGAACTTTAAAACGTTTGCTTTATTCGCCGGTTAAATCCATTCACATTCTCCTCGGAAAAACTATTGCATCTATCCTGCTCGCGCTTATGCAGCTTTCTGTTTTGTTTCTCTACGCATCATATGCATTTCATCTCGATCTCGGAAAAAATGTTCCTGCGCTCCTACTCATGATGCTCACCACCGCCTACGCCTGCGCAGGATTCGGAATGTTCCTCGCTTCCATTGCAAAAAGTCGCCAGCAGGTGCAAATGCTTTCTTCCATCATCGTGCTTTCCATGTCGGCCATCGGTGGAAGTATGATTCCCACTTTTCTCATGCCTGCGTTTATGCAGAAAATGTCGCTCTTCTCCGTCAACTACTGGAGCATCCAGGGATTTTACGATATCTATTGGAGAAATCTCGCATTCAGCGATACCGCATTTCTGCTTCGCCCGCTCATGTTATTTCTCATCGGAACAGGAATGATGATTCTCAGCCAGGTGTTTTTCAAGAGGAATGTTCTGAAATTAGCTTAG
- a CDS encoding ABC transporter ATP-binding protein, whose protein sequence is MIEVKDLKKSYGTQVALNGISFSIADGEFYGLLGPNGAGKTTTISIISTILDPDSGTIMINGMPLDKNKTACKKIIGVVPQEIALYDKLTALQNLEFWGSLYDVEKNLLNKRIDETLELLGLSDRKNDKVKDYSGGMKRRINIASALLHEPKILFMDEPTVGIDPQSRNLIFEVVEKLHKRGMTIVYTTHYMEEAERFCDRIGIIDKGEIIVQGTLKELRDFSKMKESILVRYTNAGNGTEQKIKDHLKGEYTLSDGEIIFASNDLRSDLPRAINQCAEAGLELSHIDIQKVNLETIFLKLTGKQLRD, encoded by the coding sequence ATGATAGAAGTAAAAGATCTAAAAAAATCCTACGGCACACAGGTGGCGCTCAATGGAATTTCTTTCTCCATTGCCGACGGAGAATTCTACGGTTTGCTCGGACCAAACGGCGCGGGAAAAACAACAACCATTTCCATCATCAGCACCATTCTCGATCCGGACAGCGGAACGATCATGATCAACGGAATGCCGCTCGATAAAAATAAAACTGCATGCAAAAAAATAATCGGCGTTGTTCCGCAGGAGATCGCTTTGTATGATAAACTCACTGCACTGCAGAATCTGGAATTCTGGGGCTCACTGTATGACGTGGAAAAAAATCTGCTGAATAAAAGAATTGATGAAACGCTTGAACTGCTCGGGCTCTCCGACAGGAAAAATGATAAAGTGAAAGATTATTCCGGCGGAATGAAACGCCGCATCAACATCGCCTCCGCACTTTTACACGAACCGAAAATTCTTTTCATGGATGAACCCACAGTTGGTATCGATCCGCAGAGCCGCAATCTCATTTTCGAAGTGGTGGAAAAATTACACAAGCGAGGAATGACCATTGTGTACACCACACATTACATGGAAGAAGCAGAACGTTTCTGCGATCGTATCGGGATCATTGACAAAGGAGAGATCATTGTGCAGGGAACTTTAAAAGAGCTGAGAGATTTTTCGAAAATGAAAGAATCCATTCTTGTACGCTACACAAATGCCGGTAATGGAACGGAACAGAAAATAAAAGATCATCTCAAAGGAGAATACACACTTTCTGACGGAGAAATTATTTTTGCCAGCAACGATCTTCGGTCCGATCTTCCACGCGCCATCAATCAGTGCGCCGAAGCCGGGCTCGAACTTTCGCACATTGACATTCAAAAAGTAAATCTCGAAACCATCTTTTTAAAACTCACGGGAAAACAATTGAGAGATTAG
- a CDS encoding cobalamin B12-binding domain-containing protein, with translation MNRPIRVLVAKVGLDGHDRGAKVIASFLRDAGMEVIYTGLRQTPEMVVNAALQEDVDVIGVSILSGAHMTVFPKIMKLMKEKNLGDVLLTGGGIIPDADMKKLNEMGVGKLFPPGTETKTIVDYMTEYVKNHRRN, from the coding sequence ATGAATCGTCCCATCCGTGTTCTCGTTGCAAAAGTTGGCCTCGACGGGCATGACCGCGGAGCAAAAGTGATTGCAAGTTTTTTGCGCGATGCGGGGATGGAAGTTATTTACACCGGCCTTCGTCAAACTCCCGAGATGGTGGTGAATGCCGCGCTGCAGGAAGATGTGGATGTGATTGGCGTAAGTATTCTCTCGGGCGCGCACATGACCGTTTTTCCGAAGATCATGAAACTCATGAAAGAAAAAAATCTCGGCGATGTGCTGCTCACCGGCGGAGGAATTATTCCCGATGCCGATATGAAAAAGCTGAATGAAATGGGAGTCGGAAAATTATTTCCTCCCGGCACCGAAACAAAAACGATCGTCGATTACATGACGGAGTACGTGAAGAATCACCGGAGAAATTGA
- the cobA gene encoding uroporphyrinogen-III C-methyltransferase, producing the protein MSYENRQPKITLVGAGPGDAELITLKGINALGDADVVLYDALVNEELLKYAPMNSKKVFVGKRDGQHSYTQEQINTLLVDYAYTHGHVVRLKGGDPFVFGRGIEEIEFAESFNIPVGWIPGISSSIGVPASQGIPVTHRGISESFWVITGRNSETRPDGTVGQGKVPEDVKLAAKSEATVVILMGLKKLPEIIKIYQSFGRGNLPVAVIQDGTLPSEKIAIGSIDTIVHAVEAENIGAPAVIVIGEVVRKNPQAAYLLSLEDHLLQS; encoded by the coding sequence ATGTCATACGAAAATAGACAACCAAAGATCACGCTCGTAGGCGCAGGCCCGGGCGATGCAGAACTCATTACACTCAAAGGCATCAATGCACTTGGTGATGCCGATGTTGTTCTTTACGATGCGCTCGTGAATGAAGAATTGCTGAAATATGCGCCGATGAATTCGAAAAAAGTTTTTGTCGGGAAACGCGACGGACAACATTCCTACACACAGGAACAGATCAACACGCTGCTGGTCGATTACGCGTACACACACGGGCACGTAGTGCGCCTAAAAGGCGGAGATCCATTTGTATTCGGCCGCGGCATAGAAGAAATTGAATTCGCAGAATCGTTCAATATTCCTGTAGGATGGATCCCCGGCATTTCCAGTTCCATCGGCGTTCCTGCTTCACAGGGAATTCCTGTTACGCATCGCGGAATAAGTGAAAGTTTTTGGGTGATCACGGGAAGAAATTCAGAAACCCGCCCGGACGGCACGGTCGGACAGGGAAAAGTTCCGGAAGATGTAAAACTCGCTGCAAAATCAGAAGCAACGGTAGTTATCCTGATGGGTTTGAAAAAACTTCCTGAGATCATAAAAATTTATCAGTCGTTTGGCCGCGGAAATTTACCGGTTGCGGTGATACAGGACGGAACATTGCCTTCAGAAAAAATTGCGATCGGTTCCATCGATACGATCGTGCACGCAGTAGAAGCAGAAAATATCGGCGCTCCTGCAGTGATCGTCATTGGCGAAGTGGTGCGGAAAAATCCGCAGGCAGCTTATTTACTTTCGCTCGAAGATCATTTGCTGCAATCGTAA